One Planctomycetota bacterium DNA window includes the following coding sequences:
- a CDS encoding GNAT family N-acetyltransferase gives MMTAPETLRRVDAFWAAYFGCAPEDLAAARTRVVPHAALAGYDGALAFRRGPSLVVSVPETVPEIERAQLREAPPERAFDPAFLARVFVVSRDKVAGPAWLGIADRTDFRPSPAAGEARLLGDADEPAIERLAEGCGELAWKQSKLLQIRKPLFGLFRGADLVAVSGYVVMGNVLAYIGVITHPAHRGRGHAKAVVSASAQDALGRGFVAQWRTPEANEAAVALARSMGFQLYARTYDVQLVEDEF, from the coding sequence ATGATGACCGCTCCCGAGACGCTCCGCCGGGTGGACGCCTTCTGGGCCGCGTATTTCGGGTGTGCGCCCGAGGATCTGGCCGCGGCCCGGACGCGCGTGGTTCCGCACGCGGCGCTCGCCGGATACGACGGGGCCCTGGCCTTTCGGCGCGGGCCGAGCCTCGTGGTTTCGGTTCCGGAGACGGTGCCGGAAATCGAGCGCGCCCAGCTCCGGGAAGCGCCGCCGGAGCGCGCCTTCGATCCGGCGTTTCTCGCGCGCGTCTTCGTCGTGAGCCGGGACAAGGTCGCCGGGCCCGCCTGGCTCGGGATCGCCGATCGGACGGACTTCCGGCCGTCTCCGGCCGCCGGGGAGGCGCGGCTTCTCGGGGATGCCGACGAGCCGGCCATCGAGCGGCTGGCCGAAGGATGCGGGGAGCTGGCCTGGAAGCAGTCCAAGCTCCTTCAGATCCGCAAGCCTCTCTTCGGGCTTTTCCGAGGCGCGGACCTCGTGGCGGTCTCGGGCTACGTCGTCATGGGGAACGTGCTCGCCTACATCGGCGTGATCACCCACCCCGCGCATCGGGGAAGGGGCCACGCCAAGGCCGTCGTGAGCGCCTCCGCGCAGGACGCGCTCGGGCGGGGATTCGTGGCCCAGTGGCGCACGCCGGAGGCCAACGAGGCGGCCGTGGCCCTGGCGCGGTCGATGGGGTTCCAGCTCTACGCGCGGACCTACGACGTCCAGCTCGTCGAGGACGAGTTCTAA
- the ilvG gene encoding acetolactate synthase 2 catalytic subunit, which yields MPTMRGAEFVCRALEAEGVDTIFGYPGGAIMPFYDAIVGAKFKHILVRHEQGAAFAANGYARASGRVGVCVATSGPGATNLVTGIADAFMDSVPMVALTGQVRTFLIGTDAFQETDIFGITLPIVKHSFLVRRAEDLPQVMRDAFRIARSGRPGPVLVDIPRDVQEAQADLKLLPPDPADGRPPAPSRESIEKAARLLRECRKPVIYAGGGVGMAGALEEFRGFVQATRIPVVHTLKGLGGVPWDEELFLGMLGMHGFKQSNIAVHHCDLLICIGARFDDRATGKLSEFASGAKVIHMDVDASEVGKLRRADAGIVGDIRVALRELSFPLPQIEEWRRECLRYKKEYAWNYNAPGDGVYMPAMLKELSERADDRTIVTCDVGQHQMWVAQHYGFRRPELHLTSGGTGAMGFGLPAAIGAQLARPDCRVICVTGDGSIMMNIQEMATIKRYNIPVKILLVDNQALGMVRQWQELFFARKYSEIDLSDNPDFVRLAEAFGIPAFFVRERKDVPRAIDRLLHERGPLLAHVWIEQAANVWPLVPPGKSNAEMLVEERR from the coding sequence ATGCCGACGATGCGAGGCGCCGAGTTCGTGTGCCGGGCTCTCGAAGCCGAGGGCGTGGACACGATCTTCGGATACCCGGGCGGGGCGATCATGCCCTTCTACGACGCGATCGTGGGGGCGAAGTTCAAGCACATTCTCGTCCGGCACGAGCAGGGGGCGGCCTTCGCGGCCAACGGGTACGCGCGGGCGAGCGGCCGGGTCGGCGTCTGCGTGGCCACGTCCGGCCCGGGGGCGACCAATCTGGTCACCGGCATCGCCGACGCGTTCATGGACAGCGTGCCGATGGTGGCCCTCACGGGCCAGGTGCGGACGTTCCTGATCGGGACGGACGCCTTCCAGGAGACCGACATCTTCGGGATCACGCTTCCGATCGTGAAGCACAGCTTCCTCGTGCGCCGGGCGGAGGACCTGCCGCAGGTCATGCGGGACGCGTTCCGGATCGCGCGCTCGGGCCGGCCCGGGCCGGTGCTCGTGGACATCCCGCGGGACGTGCAGGAGGCGCAGGCGGATCTGAAGCTTCTGCCGCCGGATCCGGCGGACGGGCGGCCGCCGGCCCCTTCGCGGGAGTCGATCGAGAAGGCGGCGCGGCTCCTGCGGGAATGCCGCAAGCCCGTGATCTACGCGGGGGGCGGCGTCGGAATGGCCGGGGCGCTCGAGGAATTCCGCGGGTTCGTCCAGGCCACGCGCATTCCCGTCGTGCACACGCTCAAGGGCCTGGGCGGGGTGCCCTGGGACGAGGAGCTTTTCCTCGGGATGCTGGGGATGCACGGGTTCAAGCAGTCCAACATCGCCGTGCATCACTGCGATCTGCTCATCTGCATCGGGGCGAGGTTCGACGACCGCGCCACCGGGAAGCTTTCGGAGTTCGCCTCGGGGGCGAAGGTCATCCACATGGACGTGGACGCCTCGGAGGTGGGCAAGCTCCGCCGGGCGGACGCCGGGATCGTGGGGGACATCCGCGTGGCCCTGCGGGAGCTTTCGTTCCCGCTGCCGCAGATCGAGGAGTGGCGCCGGGAGTGCCTGCGGTACAAGAAGGAGTACGCGTGGAACTACAACGCGCCCGGCGACGGCGTGTACATGCCGGCGATGCTCAAGGAGCTTTCCGAGCGGGCCGACGACCGGACGATCGTCACCTGCGACGTGGGCCAGCACCAGATGTGGGTGGCCCAGCACTACGGGTTCCGCCGCCCGGAGCTGCACCTGACGAGCGGGGGGACCGGCGCGATGGGGTTCGGCCTGCCGGCGGCGATCGGGGCGCAGCTGGCGCGGCCGGACTGCCGGGTGATCTGCGTCACCGGCGACGGCTCGATCATGATGAACATCCAGGAAATGGCCACGATCAAGCGCTACAACATCCCGGTGAAGATCCTGCTCGTGGACAACCAGGCGCTCGGCATGGTGCGGCAGTGGCAGGAGCTCTTCTTCGCGCGCAAGTACAGCGAGATCGATCTTTCGGACAATCCCGACTTCGTGCGGCTGGCGGAGGCGTTCGGCATCCCGGCCTTCTTCGTCCGGGAGCGCAAGGACGTTCCGCGGGCGATCGACCGCCTCCTCCACGAGCGGGGTCCGCTGCTGGCGCACGTGTGGATCGAGCAGGCCGCCAACGTCTGGCCGCTGGTGCCTCCGGGGAAGTCGAACGCCGAGATGCTGGTCGAGGAGCGCCGATGA
- the ilvC gene encoding ketol-acid reductoisomerase produces MATKLYGERDADPAALRGKKIAVLGYGSQGRAHALNLRDSGCEVTLGLRPDGKTWAQAQEDGWQPEEPARAVKAADVVCMLVPDMQQPALYRDVVAPNLKKGGMVLFAHGFNIHFGQIRPAAELDVTMIAPKGPGSLVRRQYVEGKGVPCLLAVHQDATGKAFERALAYAHALGGTRAGVIETTFAEETETDLFGEQAVLCGGVTELIAAGWETLVAAGYKPEVAYFECLHELKLIVDLIYEGGFARMHQFVSETAKYGDLTRGPRIVDDHVRESMKRILEEIRSGQFAREWVLENQAQRPVYQKLLERDLGHPIETVGRELRARMSWLQPPAPGKVEGGRKRNVKA; encoded by the coding sequence ATGGCCACTAAGCTTTACGGGGAGCGGGACGCCGATCCGGCGGCGCTCCGGGGGAAAAAGATCGCCGTTCTCGGCTACGGAAGTCAGGGGCGGGCGCACGCGCTCAACCTGCGCGACAGCGGCTGCGAGGTGACGCTGGGGCTTCGGCCGGACGGCAAGACCTGGGCGCAGGCGCAGGAGGACGGCTGGCAGCCCGAGGAGCCGGCGCGGGCGGTGAAGGCGGCCGACGTGGTCTGCATGCTCGTGCCGGACATGCAGCAGCCGGCGCTCTACCGGGACGTCGTGGCGCCGAACCTGAAGAAGGGCGGGATGGTGCTTTTCGCGCACGGGTTCAACATCCATTTCGGCCAGATCCGCCCGGCCGCGGAGCTCGACGTGACGATGATCGCGCCCAAGGGCCCGGGGAGCCTGGTGCGCCGGCAGTACGTGGAAGGCAAGGGGGTGCCGTGCCTTCTGGCCGTGCACCAGGACGCCACGGGCAAGGCGTTCGAGCGGGCGCTCGCCTACGCGCACGCGCTCGGCGGAACGCGCGCGGGGGTCATCGAGACCACGTTCGCGGAGGAGACGGAGACCGATCTTTTCGGCGAGCAGGCGGTGCTGTGCGGCGGGGTGACGGAGCTCATCGCCGCGGGCTGGGAGACGCTCGTGGCGGCCGGCTACAAGCCGGAGGTCGCCTACTTCGAGTGCCTGCACGAGCTCAAGCTCATCGTGGATCTCATCTACGAAGGGGGGTTCGCCCGGATGCATCAGTTCGTCAGCGAGACGGCCAAGTACGGGGACCTGACGCGCGGCCCGAGGATCGTGGACGACCATGTGCGGGAGTCGATGAAGCGGATCCTCGAGGAGATCCGTTCGGGGCAGTTCGCGCGCGAGTGGGTGCTGGAGAATCAGGCGCAGCGGCCCGTGTACCAGAAGCTCCTCGAGCGGGACCTCGGCCATCCGATCGAGACGGTCGGGCGGGAACTGCGGGCGCGGATGTCGTGGCTTCAGCCTCCGGCGCCCGGCAAGGTCGAAGGCGGTCGAAAGCGGAACGTGAAGGCCTGA